The genomic segment CTCTCTGGCTATCGGGCCGTTATTGAAGGCGCGCAGATCTATGGCCGCGCCATGCCGATGATGATGACCGCCGCCGGCACGGTCGCCCCGGCAAAAGTGTTTGTCATGGGGGCTGGCGTTGCTGGCCTGCAAGCCATCGCGACGGCCCGCCGCCTCGGCGGAGTCGTGACGGCAACAGACGTGCGCCCCGCCGCCAAGGAACAGGTTGCCTCGCTCGGCGCCAAGTTCATTGCGGTGGAGGATGATGAGTTCAAAGCGGCAGAGACCGCAGGCGGCTATGCCAAGCAGATGTCCCCGGAATACCAGGCCAAGCAGGCTGAACTCACAGCCAGCCACATCGCCAAGCAGGACATCGTGGTCACCACGGCGCTCATTCCGGGCCGCGCTGCGCCTGTCCTGATCACCGAGGAAATGGTGAAGAGCATGAAGCCGGGATCGGTCATCGTCGACATGGCGGTGGCCCAGGGCGGCAACTGCCCGCTGTCCGCGCCGGATGAGATCGTCGATGTTGGCGGCGTGAAAGTGGCCGGGTTCTCGAACCTGCCTGCCCGCCTGCCGGCGGACTCCTCCTCGCTCTACGCCAAGAACCTGCTCGCCTTCCTGCCGCTCGTGACGGCCGAAGACGGCAGCCTCAATCTCGACACCGATGACGAAGTCGTCGTCGCCATGCTTCTCACACGGGGCGGCGAAACGGTGAACGAAAGGATTCAATCATGAAACGCGCACTCCTGACCCTTGCCGCGGCCAGCTTTGCGCTGCCCGCCCTTGCCGAAGGTGGCGCCGTCAATCCGACGGTCTTCCTCGCGGCGATCTTCGCCATGGCCTGTTTCGTTGGCTATTATGTCGTGTGGAGCGTCACCCCCGCCCTGCACACGCCGCTTATGGCCGTGACGAACGCCATTTCGTCCGTGATCATCGTCGGCGCGCTCGTGGCTGCGGCTACGGTCGGCCTCAACTCCGACAACTGGGTCTCCAAGATCCTCGGCACCGTGGCCGTCGCGCTCGCCAGCGTGAACATTTTCGGCGGCTTCCTCGTCACCCAGCGTATGCTGGCCATGTACAAGAAGAAGGGGGACTAACTCATGGACTCCTTCCAGACCACATGGGCGCCGCTGCTCTATCTCGTCGCCGGCATCCTCTTCATCCTGGCCCTGCGCGGCCTTTCCAGCCCTGCCACCAGCCGCGCGGGCAACCGCAACGGCATGATCGGTATGGCCATCGCTGTGGGCACCACGCTCGCCCTGCTCTGGGGCGAACTTGATCCCACCACCTGGGGCATGATCCTGGGCGGCGTTGCCGTGGGCGGCGTCATCGGCGCCATCATTGCCCGCCGCATTCCGATGACCGCGATGCCGCAGCTCGTCGCCGCCTTCCACAGCCTCGTCGGCCTCGCCGCTGTGCTGGTGGCGGCTGCCGCGCTCTACTCGCCGATCCAGTTCGGGATCATGGGCGTCGAAGGCATTCATGTGAACTCGCTGATCGAGCTGGGCCTCGGGTCCGCAATCGGTGCGCTCACCTTCACGGGCTCGATCATCGCCTTCGCGAAGCTCAACGGGAACATGAGCGGTGCGCCAATCATGCTGCCGGCCCGCCACCTGCTGAACATCCTGATCCTTCTCGGTATTGTCGGCCTGCTGGGCTACCTGATCACCACCGGCGGTGAGGCGCAGTGGGCCTTCTGGGGCGTCACCGTACTGGCGCTGATCCTCGGCATCACACTGATCATTCCGATCGGCGGGGCTGACATGCCGGTCGTCGTGTCGATGCTGAACTCCTATTCGGGGTGGGCTGCCGCGGCGCTCGGCTTCACGCTCGGCAATTTCGCCCTGATCATCACCGGCGCGCTCGTCGGCTCCTCCGGGGCGATCCTGTCCTACATCATGTGTAAGGGCATGAACCGCAGCTTCATCTCGGTGATCCTCGGTGGCTTCGGGGCTGACGATTCCTCAGCAGGCGCAGACGGCCCAGCCGTCGACCGCCCGTTCAAGAAGGGCTCGGCAGACGACGCAGCCTTCATCATGAAGAACGCATCCAAGGTCATCATCGTGCCGGGCTACGGCATGGCGGTGGCGCAGGCCCAGCATGCCCTGAAGGAAATGGCAGAGCTGCTGAAGGAAGAAGGCGTCGAAGTGAAGTACGCCATCCACCCGGTCGCCGGCCGGATGCCGGGGCACATGAACGTGCTGCTGGCCGAAGCGCAGGTGCCTTATGATGAAGTATTCGAGCTGGAGGATATCAACTCCGAATTCTCGACCGCGGATGTGGCCTTCGTCATCGGCGCCAATGACGTGACCAACCCGTCAGCCAAGACGGACAAGTCGTCACCGATTTACGGCATGCCGGTTCTGGACGTCGAGAACGCCCGCACCGTGCTGTTCGTGAAGCGCTCGATGGGCTCCGGTTATGCCGGTGTCGATAACCCGCTCTTCTTCAACGACAACACGATGATGTTGTTGTCGGATGCCAAGAAGATGGTCGAGGACATCGTCAAGTCGCTCTAGGGCATCAGTCCTTTGGCGTAACGCCCGGATCCGTCTGCGCGTAGGCGTCTTCGAGTTCCTGCGTATTCAGGGTTTCGCGGTTGGCCGTTTCCTCGGCCGGCCGCGGCCCCTTGTCAGCGTTCAGCGTATCAGGCGCATTCGGAAACCGCTCATCGCGCGGCATCAGGACCGGGTTGTTGCCTTCGTCGATGCGTTCGCTCACGCCCTCATCCTTCGGGCGGTCCTTCTGGCCATCATCGCGCAAGACGCCGTGATTGCCTTCTGTTTCCCTGATTGTGGGGTCCATATCGGTTGTATAGCGGGTCATATCGGTTCTCCTTTCAGGAAACCAACGTGCAGGCCCGCGCCTCCGTTCCGATCTAACCGGCGCTGTCTTCAGTCCCGCGCCAGCAGCACCCTGACACGTTCCGTCGCGGCTGCATCCGGGACGCACGCCTGAGCGCCTGCATCAACCCGCAGATGCCGCGCAAGGTCCGCCACGCTGATCCCGTCGATCTCCCGGTCCGCCGCGATCTCGGCCAGCGGCTCCATCACGAAGCGCCGCTCCAGCATGCGCGGATGCGGAAGGGTCAGCCGCGCCGTCTCCATATCCACGCCGTCCATCATCAGAATGTCGATGTCGATCTCGCGTGGCCCCCAGCGCTGGCGCGCCTGACGGCCCAGCGCCTGCTCGATACCTTTGCAGATGTCCAGCAAGCCTTCAGGCGCCAGCTCCGTTTCGATCTGCACACAGATGTTCAGAAAATCGGGCTGGTCCGTGACACCCCAGGCCTTGGACACGTAAACGCGGGAGAGTTTGCCGAGGCGAATCCCTTCTGTCCCTTCCAGCTGCGCCAAGGCGCGTGCCAGATAGGCTTCCCGGTCGCCCAGATTGGTGCCTAGCTCCAGATACGCTTCAGCCATCGCGGCTCCGAGTTATAACCACCCCGACATGATCCACGAAATGACGGATAGGTGCAGACGGCTTGCGTACGGTGACCGTAATGCGCTGCACCAGCGGCTGCTCTTCCAGGATGGCAAACGCGATCCGTTCAGCGAAGGTTTCGATCAGGTTGAACACCGTCTCCCCCGAGAGACGTTCTGCCAGATCGCAAAGCTCGCCATAGTGCACAGTCTCGGACATATCGTCTTTGCGGGCCGCCTGCGGCTTCAGTTCGCAATCCAGGTCGATATAGAATTTTTGCCCCAGAGAGTTTTCAGCCTTGTGAAGACCGTGAAAGCCATGAAGGCACAGATTGGTGACGAATACGTGGTCGGTCATTTTGCTTTCCCGATTGCTTCCAGCATGTTGAGGGCTTCGCGGTGCGCGGCAACGTCGTGCACGCGCAGGATAGACGCGCCGCGGGAGACGCTGTCCAGATTGGCGGCGAGCGTCCCGATCAACCGGTCGCCGACCAGATTGCCCGTCAGGCGGCCGATGAACGACTTCCGGGACACGCCGACCAGAACCGGGCGGCCCGTGTCGACGAGCACATCCAGATTGGCCAGGACGCCGAAATTCTGTTCGTAGGTCTTTCCGAACCCGACACCGGGATCGAGGATCACATGTTCACGCGGAATGCCGTGCGCATCCGCCTCGGCAAAACACTCCGCGAAGAAGCTGGCCATGTCGTCGCGCAAATTGATCGCGCTGTCCGCCTTACCGCGATTGTAGGTCACAACCACGAGACTGTTCGTCTCGGACACCGCTGCAGCCATGTCAGGGTCACGCGTCATGCCCCAGACATCATTTATGATCACAGCGCCAGCAGCGGCCGCCTGGCGCGCGACAGAGGCCTTGTAGGTATCGATGGACAGGGGGAGCGCCCCGGGCTTCGCAAGCGTCTCGATCGCGCCCGAGACGCGGTGCCATTCTTCCCCGACCTCCACCTCGTCCGCATTCGGGCGCGTGGATTCCCCGCCGATATCGATGATGTCCGCGCCTTCCTGCAGCATCTGTTCCGCATGGCGTAACGCCTCGGTCAGCCCGTAATGCTCGCCGCCGTCCGAGAAGGAATCCGGCGTCACGTTCAGGATGCCCATCAGCATCACCCGCCCGCCAGACAGCCTGTGCAGGAACTCTTCCCGGATCGTTTTCCGGACGGCGTTGTCCATACCGGCCCCTCGCGCGGTCAAAG from the uncultured Hyphomonas sp. genome contains:
- a CDS encoding Re/Si-specific NAD(P)(+) transhydrogenase subunit alpha → MKISVLRERRSGETRVAATPETVKKLVASGHSVTIESDAGKTAGFLDSAYEEAGASIAKDAAAAVQGADIVFKVRGPEEGEIAALPDGAALIALMEPFAMDPKVIAGLNAKKIAALSMEFTPRITRAQSMDALSSQSNLSGYRAVIEGAQIYGRAMPMMMTAAGTVAPAKVFVMGAGVAGLQAIATARRLGGVVTATDVRPAAKEQVASLGAKFIAVEDDEFKAAETAGGYAKQMSPEYQAKQAELTASHIAKQDIVVTTALIPGRAAPVLITEEMVKSMKPGSVIVDMAVAQGGNCPLSAPDEIVDVGGVKVAGFSNLPARLPADSSSLYAKNLLAFLPLVTAEDGSLNLDTDDEVVVAMLLTRGGETVNERIQS
- a CDS encoding proton-translocating transhydrogenase family protein, which gives rise to MACFVGYYVVWSVTPALHTPLMAVTNAISSVIIVGALVAAATVGLNSDNWVSKILGTVAVALASVNIFGGFLVTQRMLAMYKKKGD
- a CDS encoding NAD(P)(+) transhydrogenase (Re/Si-specific) subunit beta, giving the protein MDSFQTTWAPLLYLVAGILFILALRGLSSPATSRAGNRNGMIGMAIAVGTTLALLWGELDPTTWGMILGGVAVGGVIGAIIARRIPMTAMPQLVAAFHSLVGLAAVLVAAAALYSPIQFGIMGVEGIHVNSLIELGLGSAIGALTFTGSIIAFAKLNGNMSGAPIMLPARHLLNILILLGIVGLLGYLITTGGEAQWAFWGVTVLALILGITLIIPIGGADMPVVVSMLNSYSGWAAAALGFTLGNFALIITGALVGSSGAILSYIMCKGMNRSFISVILGGFGADDSSAGADGPAVDRPFKKGSADDAAFIMKNASKVIIVPGYGMAVAQAQHALKEMAELLKEEGVEVKYAIHPVAGRMPGHMNVLLAEAQVPYDEVFELEDINSEFSTADVAFVIGANDVTNPSAKTDKSSPIYGMPVLDVENARTVLFVKRSMGSGYAGVDNPLFFNDNTMMLLSDAKKMVEDIVKSL
- the folK gene encoding 2-amino-4-hydroxy-6-hydroxymethyldihydropteridine diphosphokinase; this translates as MAEAYLELGTNLGDREAYLARALAQLEGTEGIRLGKLSRVYVSKAWGVTDQPDFLNICVQIETELAPEGLLDICKGIEQALGRQARQRWGPREIDIDILMMDGVDMETARLTLPHPRMLERRFVMEPLAEIAADREIDGISVADLARHLRVDAGAQACVPDAAATERVRVLLARD
- the folB gene encoding dihydroneopterin aldolase gives rise to the protein MTDHVFVTNLCLHGFHGLHKAENSLGQKFYIDLDCELKPQAARKDDMSETVHYGELCDLAERLSGETVFNLIETFAERIAFAILEEQPLVQRITVTVRKPSAPIRHFVDHVGVVITRSRDG
- the folP gene encoding dihydropteroate synthase, whose amino-acid sequence is MDNAVRKTIREEFLHRLSGGRVMLMGILNVTPDSFSDGGEHYGLTEALRHAEQMLQEGADIIDIGGESTRPNADEVEVGEEWHRVSGAIETLAKPGALPLSIDTYKASVARQAAAAGAVIINDVWGMTRDPDMAAAVSETNSLVVVTYNRGKADSAINLRDDMASFFAECFAEADAHGIPREHVILDPGVGFGKTYEQNFGVLANLDVLVDTGRPVLVGVSRKSFIGRLTGNLVGDRLIGTLAANLDSVSRGASILRVHDVAAHREALNMLEAIGKAK